The following proteins come from a genomic window of Lolium rigidum isolate FL_2022 chromosome 5, APGP_CSIRO_Lrig_0.1, whole genome shotgun sequence:
- the LOC124655352 gene encoding uncharacterized protein LOC124655352 isoform X2 produces MLAASAYWSGSSTGRGCGGIGVVVRQHRGSRLRAASASASCRGAGGAAGGICIGDERRAASTLVLVVSRQLGTAEGIMCYWQIHFGSVLPQRWTRGMFKRFRRCTGAIYLLVRVHQGGLVRGFIAATPDLALRLQPWLLTN; encoded by the exons ATGCTGGCGGCATCAGCATACTGGTCAGGCAGCAGTACGGGTCGTGGATGCGGTGGCATCGGCGTCGTGGTCCGACAGCACAGGGGTTCGCGGCTGcgagcggcatcggcatcggcatcatgTCGAGGGGCGGGCGGCGCTGCCGGTGGCATCTGCATCGGGGACGAGCGGCGAGCGGCCTCAACCTTGGTCTTGGTCGTTTCACGGCAGCTGGGCACGGCGGAAG GTATCATGTGTTATTGGCAGATTCACTTTGGTTCTGTGTTGCCACAGAGGTGGACTAGAGGCATGTTCAAACGATTCAGAAGATGCACTGGAGCGATCTACTTGCTGGTGCGAGTGCATCAAG GTGGCCTTGTCCGTGGCTTCATCGCCGCCACCCCCGACCTTGCTCTCCGGCTGCAACCATG GCTGCTGACAAATTAA
- the LOC124655352 gene encoding uncharacterized protein LOC124655352 isoform X3 has protein sequence MLAASAYWSGSSTGRGCGGIGVVVRQHRGSRLRAASASASCRGAGGAAGGICIGDERRAASTLVLVVSRQLGTAEGIMCYWQIHFGSVLPQRWTRGMFKRFRRCTGAIYLLVRVHQGC, from the exons ATGCTGGCGGCATCAGCATACTGGTCAGGCAGCAGTACGGGTCGTGGATGCGGTGGCATCGGCGTCGTGGTCCGACAGCACAGGGGTTCGCGGCTGcgagcggcatcggcatcggcatcatgTCGAGGGGCGGGCGGCGCTGCCGGTGGCATCTGCATCGGGGACGAGCGGCGAGCGGCCTCAACCTTGGTCTTGGTCGTTTCACGGCAGCTGGGCACGGCGGAAG GTATCATGTGTTATTGGCAGATTCACTTTGGTTCTGTGTTGCCACAGAGGTGGACTAGAGGCATGTTCAAACGATTCAGAAGATGCACTGGAGCGATCTACTTGCTGGTGCGAGTGCATCAAG GCTGCTGA
- the LOC124655352 gene encoding uncharacterized protein LOC124655352 isoform X1: MLAASAYWSGSSTGRGCGGIGVVVRQHRGSRLRAASASASCRGAGGAAGGICIGDERRAASTLVLVVSRQLGTAEGIMCYWQIHFGSVLPQRWTRGMFKRFRRCTGAIYLLVRVHQGGLVRGFIAATPDLALRLQPWSLTSYSQFIPFRLHEN, translated from the exons ATGCTGGCGGCATCAGCATACTGGTCAGGCAGCAGTACGGGTCGTGGATGCGGTGGCATCGGCGTCGTGGTCCGACAGCACAGGGGTTCGCGGCTGcgagcggcatcggcatcggcatcatgTCGAGGGGCGGGCGGCGCTGCCGGTGGCATCTGCATCGGGGACGAGCGGCGAGCGGCCTCAACCTTGGTCTTGGTCGTTTCACGGCAGCTGGGCACGGCGGAAG GTATCATGTGTTATTGGCAGATTCACTTTGGTTCTGTGTTGCCACAGAGGTGGACTAGAGGCATGTTCAAACGATTCAGAAGATGCACTGGAGCGATCTACTTGCTGGTGCGAGTGCATCAAG GTGGCCTTGTCCGTGGCTTCATCGCCGCCACCCCCGACCTTGCTCTCCGGCTGCAACCATGGTCCCTGACCTCATATTCTCAGTTTATACCTTTTCGTTTGCATGAAAATTGA